One window of Pseudomonas sp. ML2-2023-3 genomic DNA carries:
- a CDS encoding MFS transporter, whose translation MSILKEPALPLTDRASAQVTTKGFASKRWLYLIPLIFITYSLAYLDRANYGFASAAGIEQDLGITKGMSSLIGALFFLGYFFFQVPGAIYAQKYSVRKLVFWSLILWGFCAMATGLVTNIPMLMFIRVSLGIVEAAVMPAMLIFISNWFTRKERSRANTFLVLGNPVTVLWMSVVSGYLIQAWGWREMFVIEGAPAVLWAFVWWRMARDKPEQVDWLTAQEKTQLAATLADEQKGMKQVRNYRQAFTSPVVIQLCCVHALWSIGVYGFIMWLPSIIKQAAAADIVTVGWLSAVPYVAAVAAMLAVSWASDKTQQRKRFIWPLLALGALAFFCSYLIGSSHFWVSFALLTIAGAALYAPYGPFFALIPEVIPANVFGGAIGLINACGALGAFVGSWIVGYLIGLTGNPGAAYIFMTAGVLSSALLMAWVKIRR comes from the coding sequence ATGAGCATTCTTAAAGAACCTGCACTGCCCTTGACCGATAGAGCCAGTGCCCAGGTAACGACCAAAGGCTTTGCGTCCAAACGCTGGCTGTATCTGATCCCGCTGATTTTCATTACCTACAGCCTCGCGTATCTGGACCGGGCCAACTATGGCTTTGCCAGTGCGGCGGGGATCGAGCAAGACCTGGGTATCACCAAGGGCATGTCCTCGCTGATAGGTGCCCTGTTTTTCCTGGGGTACTTTTTCTTCCAGGTGCCGGGCGCCATCTACGCGCAGAAATACAGTGTGCGCAAACTGGTGTTCTGGAGCCTGATTTTGTGGGGCTTTTGCGCCATGGCCACGGGCCTGGTGACCAATATCCCCATGCTGATGTTTATTCGCGTTTCCCTGGGGATTGTTGAGGCGGCAGTCATGCCGGCGATGCTGATTTTCATCAGCAACTGGTTTACCCGCAAGGAGCGTTCGCGGGCCAATACTTTTCTGGTACTGGGCAACCCGGTCACGGTGTTGTGGATGTCGGTGGTATCCGGGTATTTGATCCAGGCCTGGGGCTGGCGCGAAATGTTTGTGATTGAAGGCGCGCCTGCAGTGCTGTGGGCATTCGTCTGGTGGCGCATGGCGCGGGACAAGCCCGAGCAGGTCGACTGGCTCACTGCCCAGGAAAAAACCCAACTGGCCGCGACCCTCGCGGACGAACAGAAAGGCATGAAGCAAGTCCGTAATTACCGGCAGGCGTTCACCAGCCCTGTGGTGATCCAGCTGTGCTGTGTTCACGCGCTGTGGAGCATTGGCGTATACGGTTTCATCATGTGGCTGCCAAGCATCATCAAACAGGCCGCGGCTGCGGATATCGTCACCGTCGGCTGGCTGAGCGCAGTGCCCTATGTCGCTGCCGTTGCCGCGATGCTGGCGGTGTCCTGGGCCTCAGACAAAACCCAGCAACGAAAACGTTTCATCTGGCCACTGCTGGCACTGGGTGCACTGGCCTTCTTCTGTTCGTACCTGATCGGTTCTTCGCACTTCTGGGTGTCGTTTGCACTGCTGACAATTGCCGGTGCCGCGCTGTACGCCCCCTACGGGCCCTTTTTCGCGCTGATTCCGGAGGTCATTCCGGCAAACGTGTTCGGCGGCGCCATCGGCCTGATCAATGCGTGTGGAGCATTGGGTGCCTTTGTCGGCTCGTGGATCGTTGGCTACCTGATCGGCCTCACCGGAAATCCCGGAGCGGCTTATATCTTTATGACCGCAGGCGTTTTGTCCTCGGCGCTGTTGATGGCATGGGTAAAAATTCGGCGTTAA
- a CDS encoding SDR family NAD(P)-dependent oxidoreductase: protein MSFNISSFQLEGRRALITGSGKGIGLELARGLGAAGAIVVINDRNIEKARAISSQLRDEGLKAEFAAFDVTNREQLFAAINAFETDTGAIDILVNNAGIQRRAPLEDFAESDWNDLMRVNLDGVFHVSQAVARHMIARGRGKIINICSVQSELARPTIAPYAASKGAVKMLTKGMCAEWARHGIQANGLAPGYFATEMNRALVDNQEFSEWLCKRTPAGRWGRVEELCGAAVFLASPASDFINGQTLFVDGGLTSVV, encoded by the coding sequence ATGTCATTCAATATCAGCAGCTTCCAGCTTGAAGGTCGTCGTGCCTTGATCACAGGATCAGGCAAAGGAATCGGCCTGGAGCTGGCACGTGGCCTTGGCGCTGCCGGGGCAATTGTGGTGATCAACGATCGTAATATCGAAAAAGCCCGCGCAATTTCCAGCCAACTGCGCGATGAGGGCCTGAAGGCAGAATTCGCAGCGTTTGACGTCACCAACCGCGAGCAATTGTTTGCCGCGATCAATGCTTTCGAGACCGACACCGGCGCCATCGACATTCTCGTCAACAACGCCGGCATTCAGCGCCGTGCCCCGCTGGAGGACTTTGCCGAAAGCGACTGGAACGACCTGATGCGGGTCAATCTGGACGGTGTGTTCCATGTGTCCCAGGCGGTTGCCCGGCACATGATTGCTCGCGGGCGCGGCAAGATCATCAATATCTGCTCGGTGCAAAGCGAACTCGCGCGCCCGACCATCGCGCCCTATGCGGCCTCAAAAGGCGCAGTAAAGATGCTCACCAAAGGCATGTGCGCAGAATGGGCACGTCATGGCATTCAGGCCAATGGCCTGGCACCGGGCTACTTCGCCACCGAGATGAATCGCGCCCTGGTCGACAACCAGGAGTTTTCCGAGTGGCTGTGCAAACGCACCCCGGCGGGCCGCTGGGGGCGGGTTGAAGAGCTGTGCGGAGCGGCCGTGTTTCTCGCCTCCCCGGCGTCGGATTTCATCAACGGTCAGACACTGTTTGTGGATGGAGGCTTGACCAGCGTTGTTTGA
- a CDS encoding RcnB family protein translates to MRSLISASLLAGFLCALPYAVQADDDKPADCKPGQILAESMDLSSCYGNGDKAPDQYTREEVAIKDWKAKGLPQPDEHEQWVQISGHYVLVNRVNAVIKEIRTKNAKVLGK, encoded by the coding sequence ATGCGCAGCTTGATTTCTGCATCACTATTGGCTGGTTTTTTGTGTGCACTGCCTTACGCAGTCCAGGCTGACGATGACAAACCTGCGGACTGCAAGCCCGGACAGATACTCGCCGAGTCCATGGACCTGAGCAGTTGCTATGGCAACGGCGACAAGGCTCCGGACCAATACACACGGGAAGAAGTCGCGATCAAGGACTGGAAAGCCAAAGGGCTTCCACAGCCTGATGAGCATGAGCAGTGGGTACAGATAAGCGGGCACTATGTGTTGGTCAATCGCGTGAATGCGGTCATCAAGGAGATCCGCACCAAGAACGCAAAGGTGCTCGGCAAGTAA